The window tgtataagtaGATGGTTATGACCCGATTAGGGTTCATAACAAATACTCTCATATTTTCTGTATAATTGTGTATCTCATTCTCTCATAAGTTTGATTAGATTCAAAAGATTACAATTGAAATTGTAATAATACATTCAACAATATAGTTAGTGATTCACCACTGATTAGCAGGAGTGAATTTTTTGTGTTGTTTAATCAATTTAGATTGATTAAATTCTGATTAAATATATTGGATTAATTGAAATTAATTCAGAGATATAAGTTTTTGTTCAGTTTTGGATCAAAATTTAACTTAGCAAAATGAACTCATGATTTGAAACAAAAGTTTCTCCaaattaactttatttaaaattgaataaaaataagCAATATGATCCAAAATTTCAAATCCAAATTTGccgttttaaataaaaaaatgtttatcgCGTTTTGTCCTCTATCATAGTCATAGTCAAAATTAGACCCCACCTGTCCACACTGTGATCACATTCTCCGTCCTCACTCGGCGTCAATCCGCCACGTCATCATCTTAACAAACTTATAAAAgcttaaaatataataatccTCGAAGATAACTACACCAAACCGAATACCCACATATACCGGTAGGTCCCACTTCAATCAAATCTTAACCGTCCATCTAAAATAATCCACCGATTATATTAACTCGTGTGTACCAGATAATTCCTCTTTTCTTCTACTAATCTCAATATACTATACTCTGTATCTACATCAAAATATactctgtatctatatatctatataattctCTGATGGAGCCTAACGGTGTTGCTACCTACCGTCACCGTCGATCACCGTCGTCCGACCGGTTCTTAGGTGTCTTCTCACCGCCGTCATCTACCGGAGTGATCTCCGGTGGTTCATCAGCCGCCGGAGATGATTTCAGTGAAGACGATGTGTTTTGGACAGGAGATTTCGCGGAACAGAAACGTCAGTCGTCAGATCCGGTTAACGGAAACCGGAATGTTGCCAGTTACAGTCCGTCATTCCGGCAACAGGATAAGTTCGGTATTCTGGCGGCGTTACCGGAAGATAACGGCCGGAAAGTTAATCGTCCGGTACTAAACCGTCGAAACCCTAGCAGTTCAATCGGATCTCCGACGTTTGGAAATCCTATAACGTCGCCGTCGTCGTCGCGGTTAATTCCGTCAATTCCTAGACCTAATAAGCACGATCGAGATTTTTCAGCGTCTATGCCGTTGAAATTCCAGCAGTCGGCGCCGGTGAATGTTCCGATGTTTGCGAGGAAACCGAGAACAGGTGGTGGAGAGCTTGCTGACGTGGACATtggtgaagatgatgaagaggagATGCTTCCGCCTCATGAAATCGTTGCAAGAGGGTCGAATTCGCCTCATACGACTTTTTCGGTTTTAGAAGGCGCTGGAAGGACTTTAAAAGGCAGGGATTTGAGATTGGTGAGGAATGCTGTTTGGCGAAAAACCGGTTTCCTTGATTGATTGATAGAATTTTGTGTTTTGATTGATTCCTGATGGTTTTTGTGATACCTTCCCAACTGCCTGCCTGCCTGCAATTTGGACTGTGaagttgaagtttttttttattagagcTTTTGCAGTCTTTTTAAAAAAGGTTATAAATATTAGTATCAGTATTAGTAGTAGTGATTAGTAGAAAGGTGGGggattatgtttttaattttggatAATGATCAAGTTTTTTAATGTTGATGAATCTATTTTGACATAGTTTATGTTGGtttttaatgtgcataaaaattGGGGgcaatgataaatatatatttgctgCATTTCATGTTGTTTGTTTGAATTGcttttttataaagtttgaaGTTTGATTTTTGTTGAGATGGGTTTTCGCAAAGATGATCAAAACTGAAGTCGAGTTGGGTAAAAAGATGAATGCTTTGGTGTTCTTTGAAGTGTAACTGTGTAATAAGATGAGTGGTTTGGTGTTTCTTTGAAGTGGAATTGGGTAAAGAGATAAATGCCTGTTTCATGTAGAAAATTGTGAATTGCTTTAGTTATGATCGTTCTTCTGACATTTGCCTCCCATGGTATGTCTAATATTTTGGCTTGAGGTTTACAGCAAATCGAATTGTTTCTCAAGCTCTTTACTTTCACTTGTTTTGCCTTTAGTGTAATGTAATGGTGCTTTTGTCTTTGTTTATAATGCATATATCTGGGTTAAAACTTATGCAATGATTCGTTGCACTGAGCAACATTGCTAGTTATTGCTGATTTGCTGCCATGTTTGTATGCAAAATGAAGAGTATTTGGTGTCAAGTAGGTGGTGCATATAGTAGGTAATTCATGCCGTATGCTTCAGACTTGGGACATCACTCAGATCAGTCTTCTCTTCACTCTTCTCAATCTAGGCATTGATTGCAGTCTTGTTATATTTCTTTTGCATCTGCCATTAGCCCATTATCACATATTGGGAAAAATCTGGATGTCAGAGTAATTTTTGGGATTGTAACATTGTGTATGTATGTTACTTATAAAGTATCAAAACAAGATAATTGCTCATACGGAATGTAAcatttgtttagatttagtgGAAATACAATTTGTAGATCTCACAACTGATAGTGTGTCTGCATTTTAGCATTTTAACCATCTCTTTGCTTGCAAGTTGATCAAGTTGATCTTGCAATGCAATCTTCGATGTTATTCTCTTAATTTTATAGTGTGTAGTAGCAACTGAAGGTCATAACAGTTGCAGAAAACTACACAATCTGCTTTTTTCATTGTTGTTAGGAATTTGTGAACTGTTAAATTAGCAATTTAGCATATTATCACTTGTTCATGGTTCTGCAATGACCaaatatgtttcatttttacCTTTATGTGATTCCTCTAAAAAACTAATCTCACTTGTCACATACATCAAGAAAGAAGAGAGAATCTACTTGTAATTCAAATTGAAAAGGCGATTGCTATAAAGCTAAATAATGAAGGATTAGATCCATACTTGCTAGTAGTAACAAAAGATACTAGGAATTGATTATATGCCTGCCTTGTAATTAAGCCATTTTTATTATACCACGTTTAACCGATATCCTTGTTTTCAGAGTACTTCAATGAGGAGATATCGATCGAGTACTTGGTAATTAAGCCGGTGCTGCCCACTTAAGACTCTCTACGTACCGCACAACTTTAACATTTCCAATGTGTATAGCCATGATCTTATGGGGTTTACCCTTGGTCGCGATTGGATCATAAAAAGCTAGAGAATTACGGTACACTTTATAAATGACCTCACTATCCATTAAATTACCATCTGGATTTATATTGTTAATAGGTAAAAACACATTATTGTGTTTTACCCATGATGATTGAGTAGTCATATCCATCACCCAAACCTCACATTCGTCATAACCAACATGTGACATCAAACAAATCTTTCCAGCCATATTACCCAAACCAATTCCTGGTTTTTGGATAGACATTTTTATAGAACCTGGAAGAGCCATCTCCGTAAAAGTCTCTCCGCCGAAATCAAATACCACTATTGTTAGTCGACAATCAGTTGTCTTCTCCTCATGATCACCAACCCAATGAACGTGGTCCTGATGTCCATGTACACAAACCTGTACATGATCATGAATCCTTGTAACGTGTGACGGAAACTTGTCACTAATTACTTTCCATGAGCGCTTTCTCATACTGTAAGTATGAACCTCCACCAGCAAGCACTCATCAGTTGAGTCTTTATCAGGGCTGAATATAACAGTTAAAACTTTGTAATCATCCATTTTGGGATCAAATCCAAACGTAAAAAAGGTACTCCTATAATAACGACTGGTGTAGCGCCCAGGGTAATATCTGGGAGAACCAATAACTTGGAGCGACAGGGGTTCCAAATATTAATGACGTCAAGAATCTGATGATCATAACTAGGATGACGAAAGCATATTAGGCCGTCAATGTAGCCAATAACAGTACAGGTGGCGTAAGATGGTATATTATTAGCTGCAGGGAGTTTGATGAAATTATTATTCACGATCGGACGAGGATCTGATGAAAAGCTTATTACCTTGAATGGTTCATGGTTGAAAGAGAGTTTAGCGTCAAAGCCCAATAATAAAGTTTCTTTGTCGAGATGCAGGGCTTGATCGAGATGGGATTTTAGAAAAACAGGTTCAGATAAACGAGCCTTCCAGGGTTTAGAGAGGCACCTCAGCTGGCCAACTTGTTTCGAGGGTAGCCAACTGAAGATGTTGGTTAAAGCATCCTCACAGAGGCGGCTCGCCATATTGTAGGAGTTCATTTCCTCTTATCTCTAATTCCGATTgggatacatatatatgtagggAACTAAAAGAGTTTTTGATAATACTTTTTGCTTAATGGGCTTAACAAACCACAAAAAAACTTAACCTGTTAGGTCAAAATGTGTGCTTACCAAATTGGTATAGATCGAATTGGTAAAATGGTAATGATGTAACTTAACCAATGAGAAGCTTCCAAGTGTCATCTAATATCCAACCTTAAGCATACgaaaaagaatttatttattttttaacccTCGATTATAGCTTAACGAAATGACGTTCTATGCCATTTCTAGCAGATCCTTGCAATGTTATAAATTTTAGCAACTTTGAATAGATTGGTATGTGTAGGCATTGAAAGAAGTAAGTAGTTAGTATTTTGGAATCCATTGACACGAGTTTACAAGGACGCTGTTGGTTTCTATCTAGATTCTTCTAATGACGATGCTTTCAAGGTACTCCATAAAAAGGTATCATCGCTTTTGGTTTCTATTTAGCTTCTTCAAGGCTTATATCTATTGGATCGAGCACGTAAAATTCGTGGAGAAAAATTCAATGTTTAGGAAACCACCTAGGTATCTTTAGCAGatgtttggtacaatggaataGAAAGAGTGGAAAACAAATGAGAAATACTTTTCATGTTTGGTTGTAATAGAAAATGAGAAAAAGATTCGAGAAATGAGAATTAATTCCATTCCCTCAATTTTCTATAaaatgtagagaattgatgggaATGTAGAGAAGTGTAGAGaagtgatgttatatgtattaaatttaataattatttaaaactttGTATTTTTTACGTATTAATTTGTTCATACCAAACAACGAAATCCATTTTTTCCCCTACTATATTCGAtctctctattacattttcattctctttgattcacttcTACCAGCACCCCCTAAGTGTCGTTGGTCGCAGACAACCTTAAACTCTTTATTTAGTGGTGAGAGATGTCAGCATTATTGGAGGTCAAAGATGGATTGTCAGTTTTGATGTAAAATCGGAAAGTTTAGAGATATTAAATTCCCACTAATTAATTTCAAGTGATACGTGTTTTCGTGAGAGTTTAGTTGTTATCAACGGCATCATTCACTTGTGTGGTTCGTATTGTAATGGGATTTATATTCACGAGctagattatttttttcttacgCGGAGTGGTCTCACTTCCTTGCAATATTCGGAGGGTAACCTTTGGAAGGATGGAAGTGATGATACCTGGGTGAAAGTAGCAACCTTTTCCCGTGCACAACATAATTTGATCAACTTTAACTATTTGTGTATTACGAGGAACGAGGATGATATCCGCATAATGCGACGGCGGTGGTGAAAAAAACGGTCTAGTGATGTTGGTGATCGTACTattggtagtggtggcggtgtcaagtggtgtaatttgatgtaattgtaataatgaaaacttttaaaaaattaaggcttaaaaatgtaaattattaaaataaaggtttaaggtgtaaattaattcgTTAAagacaaatttggtaatttttaaaactttatccAAAGTGCGAGTTTATTAAGGGTCAATTTAATAATttgttatgtaatatttgagtaactatttctaaaaataaggagtgtgataatttttataaaagagtatagatgAGAATTGACTTATGATTGCAGACAACTATTTACGAAAACTTTTTTTGAATGGTCATTTGATACTCGACATCAAAAACACTTACTATACATACTCTAAATTACGAGATGTATACCATAAGCTGTTACATGTGATTAAAGAAGATAAACCAAAGATTTCTCACTCTAAAGCTGTTGAACCCAAGACTTATGAAAAAACCAGGGATGCATACCATTTGAGCCGGCTTCACTAACTTCCATGGGAATTAGGCGAGTTCAATTCGCAAACCATAATTGTTGAGACTCATGTTACCAAATCCCTAgcttaaatgaaaattaaagaaTCTATTGACTTTTATCGTTACTGTCAATCAATTACATGACACCAATTTTGAGGATACGACCGTTGGATCTCGGTATTAACATACACACGGAAACATACATTTATACTATATccttgagtttttattaaaagaaagaaagggaaAGATTGAATAGAGAAAGAAATAATAGaaaatcatatgaaaaaaaGGCATTCTTGAGTTACAAAAGTAGATcggaaaagaaaggataaaaaccATAAATTTACAACTATAACCTCATTAGAAAAAATcagatttatttatataaccACGTACGAAAGAACTTCCATCTGCTCCTTTTATCTTCATAACCACTCAAtatcctcctcctccttttttgttgttgttgcttaCATATCCTCCAACTAAAAATCTttacatatccttacatatcatttacctccaactaaaaaacaaaaatatattaggtaaagacAAATAAGGACATACCGTTAAATAAGGACGTCCTttaaaaaatccttagttttagacaagattcaacaacaaaaatatcCAAGGGTATCTAAAGACGCCTAAAAACA is drawn from Erigeron canadensis isolate Cc75 chromosome 9, C_canadensis_v1, whole genome shotgun sequence and contains these coding sequences:
- the LOC122582237 gene encoding uncharacterized protein LOC122582237 yields the protein MEPNGVATYRHRRSPSSDRFLGVFSPPSSTGVISGGSSAAGDDFSEDDVFWTGDFAEQKRQSSDPVNGNRNVASYSPSFRQQDKFGILAALPEDNGRKVNRPVLNRRNPSSSIGSPTFGNPITSPSSSRLIPSIPRPNKHDRDFSASMPLKFQQSAPVNVPMFARKPRTGGGELADVDIGEDDEEEMLPPHEIVARGSNSPHTTFSVLEGAGRTLKGRDLRLVRNAVWRKTGFLD